The Phacochoerus africanus isolate WHEZ1 chromosome 15, ROS_Pafr_v1, whole genome shotgun sequence genome has a segment encoding these proteins:
- the ANKRD13A gene encoding ankyrin repeat domain-containing protein 13A isoform X3, translating to MSSAHDASRHFPLHLLVWNNDYRQLEKELRGQNVEALDPRGRSLLHLAVSLGHLESARVLLRHKADVTKENREGWTVLHEAVSTGDPEMVYTVLQHRDYHNTTMALEGVPELLQKILEAPDFYVQMKWEFTSWVPLVSRICPNDVCRIWKSGAKLRVDITLLGFENMSWIRGRRSFIFKGEDNWAELMEVNHDDKVVTTEHFDLSQEMERLTLDLMKPKGREVERRLTSPVINTSLDTKNIAFERTKSGFWGWRTDKAEVVNGYEAKVYTVNNVSVITKIRTEHLTEEEKKRYKADRNPLESLLGTVEHQFGAQGDLTTECATANNPTAITPDEYFNEEFDLKDRDIGRPKELTIRTQKFKATLWMCEEFPLSLVEQVIPIIDLMARTSAHFARLRDFIKLEFPPGFPVKIASPLTNFEVDQSVFEIPESYHVQDNGRNMHLQDEDYEIMQFAIQQSLLESTRSQELSGPASNGGIGQAHTYDAQYERAIQESLLTSSEGPGASSETSRFDSDLQLAMELSAKELEERELRLQEEEAELQQVLQLSLTEK from the exons AACGTGGAAGCTCTGGATCCACGAGGTCGAAGCTTGTTGCACCTTGCCGTTTCTTTGGGACATTTGGAATCTGCTAGAGTCTTGCTCCGACACAAAGCAGATGTCACAAAAGAAAATCGCGAGGGATGGACAG TTTTACACGAGGCCGTGAGCACTGGCGATCCCGAGATGGTGTACACAGTTCTTCAGCACCGAGACTACCACAACACGACCATGGCCCTGGAGGGAGTTCCTGAGCTGCTCCAGAAGATTCTTGAG GCTCCAGATTTCTACGTGCAGATGAAATGGGAATTCACCAGCTGGG TGCCCCTGGTTTCCAGAATATGCCCAAATGATGTCTGTCGCATTTGGAAAAGTGGTGCCAAGCTGCGTGTGGATATCACATTGCTGGGATTTGAGAACATGAGCTGGATAAGAGGGAGGCGGAGTTTTATATTTAAGGGAGAAG ACAACTGGGCGGAGTTGATGGAGGTCAACCACGATGACAAAGTGGTCACCACCGAACACTTTGACCTCTCCCAGGAAATGGAGCGCCTCACTCTGGACTTGATGAAGCCAAAAGGCAGGGAGGTTGAGAGGCGGCTCACAAGCCCGGTCATTAACACCAGCCTCGATACTAAAAACATTGCTTTTGAAAG AACTAAATCCGGATTCTGGGGCTGGAGGACAGATAAAGCAGAAGTTGTTAATGGTTACGAAGCAAAG GTTTACACAGTGAACAATGTGAGCGTGATAACCAAAATACGGACAGAACATCtgactgaggaagaaaaaaagagatataaag CGGACAGAAACCCACTGGAGTCTTTGCTGGGAACCGTGGAACACCAGTTTGGTGCCCAAGGG GACCTCACCACAGAATGTGCCACCGCCAACAACCCCACAGCCATCACTCCAGATGAGTACTTCAACGAAGAGTTTGATCTGAAAGACAGGGACATCGGAAGGCCCAAAGAGCTGACAATTAGAACACAAAA GTTCAAGGCAACACTGTGGATGTGTGAGGagtttcctctctctcttgtGGAACAGGTCATTCCTATCATTGACCTGATGGCCCGAACTAGTGCTCATTTTGCCAGACTGAGAGATTTCATCAAACTGGAATTTCCACCTGGATTTCCTGTCAAAATAG CTTCCCCTCTCACAAACTTCGAAGTTGATCAGTCTGTGTTTGAAATTCCCGAATCTTACCATGTTCAAGACAATGGCAGAAACATGCATTTGCAGGATGAAGATTACGAGATAATGCAGTTTGCCATCCAGCAGAGCTTACTGGAGTCCACCAGAAGCCAG GAACTTTCAGGACCAGCTTCTAATGGAGGCATTGGCCAGGCACATACCTACGACGCTCAGTACGAGAG AGCCATCCAGGAGAGCCTCCTCACCAGCTCAGAAGGCCCTGGCGCCTCCAGTGAGACCAGCCGCTTTGACAGCGACCTGCAGCTGGCCATGGAGCTCTCTGCCAAAGAGCTGGAGGAGCGTGAGCTGcggctgcaggaggaggaggcggagctGCAGCAGGTCTTACAGCTGTCACTCACTGAGAAGTAG
- the ANKRD13A gene encoding ankyrin repeat domain-containing protein 13A isoform X1, with protein MSSAHDASRHFPLHLLVWNNDYRQLEKELRGQNVEALDPRGRSLLHLAVSLGHLESARVLLRHKADVTKENREGWTVLHEAVSTGDPEMVYTVLQHRDYHNTTMALEGVPELLQKILEAPDFYVQMKWEFTSWVPLVSRICPNDVCRIWKSGAKLRVDITLLGFENMSWIRGRRSFIFKGEDNWAELMEVNHDDKVVTTEHFDLSQEMERLTLDLMKPKGREVERRLTSPVINTSLDTKNIAFERTKSGFWGWRTDKAEVVNGYEAKVYTVNNVSVITKIRTEHLTEEEKKRYKADRNPLESLLGTVEHQFGAQGDLTTECATANNPTAITPDEYFNEEFDLKDRDIGRPKELTIRTQKFKATLWMCEEFPLSLVEQVIPIIDLMARTSAHFARLRDFIKLEFPPGFPVKIEIPLFHVLNARITFGNVNGCSTAEENISQNAEGTQLDSASPLTNFEVDQSVFEIPESYHVQDNGRNMHLQDEDYEIMQFAIQQSLLESTRSQELSGPASNGGIGQAHTYDAQYERAIQESLLTSSEGPGASSETSRFDSDLQLAMELSAKELEERELRLQEEEAELQQVLQLSLTEK; from the exons AACGTGGAAGCTCTGGATCCACGAGGTCGAAGCTTGTTGCACCTTGCCGTTTCTTTGGGACATTTGGAATCTGCTAGAGTCTTGCTCCGACACAAAGCAGATGTCACAAAAGAAAATCGCGAGGGATGGACAG TTTTACACGAGGCCGTGAGCACTGGCGATCCCGAGATGGTGTACACAGTTCTTCAGCACCGAGACTACCACAACACGACCATGGCCCTGGAGGGAGTTCCTGAGCTGCTCCAGAAGATTCTTGAG GCTCCAGATTTCTACGTGCAGATGAAATGGGAATTCACCAGCTGGG TGCCCCTGGTTTCCAGAATATGCCCAAATGATGTCTGTCGCATTTGGAAAAGTGGTGCCAAGCTGCGTGTGGATATCACATTGCTGGGATTTGAGAACATGAGCTGGATAAGAGGGAGGCGGAGTTTTATATTTAAGGGAGAAG ACAACTGGGCGGAGTTGATGGAGGTCAACCACGATGACAAAGTGGTCACCACCGAACACTTTGACCTCTCCCAGGAAATGGAGCGCCTCACTCTGGACTTGATGAAGCCAAAAGGCAGGGAGGTTGAGAGGCGGCTCACAAGCCCGGTCATTAACACCAGCCTCGATACTAAAAACATTGCTTTTGAAAG AACTAAATCCGGATTCTGGGGCTGGAGGACAGATAAAGCAGAAGTTGTTAATGGTTACGAAGCAAAG GTTTACACAGTGAACAATGTGAGCGTGATAACCAAAATACGGACAGAACATCtgactgaggaagaaaaaaagagatataaag CGGACAGAAACCCACTGGAGTCTTTGCTGGGAACCGTGGAACACCAGTTTGGTGCCCAAGGG GACCTCACCACAGAATGTGCCACCGCCAACAACCCCACAGCCATCACTCCAGATGAGTACTTCAACGAAGAGTTTGATCTGAAAGACAGGGACATCGGAAGGCCCAAAGAGCTGACAATTAGAACACAAAA GTTCAAGGCAACACTGTGGATGTGTGAGGagtttcctctctctcttgtGGAACAGGTCATTCCTATCATTGACCTGATGGCCCGAACTAGTGCTCATTTTGCCAGACTGAGAGATTTCATCAAACTGGAATTTCCACCTGGATTTCCTGTCAAAATAG AAATTCCATTGTTTCATGTCTTAAATGCACGGATTACATTTGGAAACGTTAATGGCTGTAGCACTGCTGAAGAAAACATATCTCAAAATGCAGAAGGGACCCAGCTTGATtcag CTTCCCCTCTCACAAACTTCGAAGTTGATCAGTCTGTGTTTGAAATTCCCGAATCTTACCATGTTCAAGACAATGGCAGAAACATGCATTTGCAGGATGAAGATTACGAGATAATGCAGTTTGCCATCCAGCAGAGCTTACTGGAGTCCACCAGAAGCCAG GAACTTTCAGGACCAGCTTCTAATGGAGGCATTGGCCAGGCACATACCTACGACGCTCAGTACGAGAG AGCCATCCAGGAGAGCCTCCTCACCAGCTCAGAAGGCCCTGGCGCCTCCAGTGAGACCAGCCGCTTTGACAGCGACCTGCAGCTGGCCATGGAGCTCTCTGCCAAAGAGCTGGAGGAGCGTGAGCTGcggctgcaggaggaggaggcggagctGCAGCAGGTCTTACAGCTGTCACTCACTGAGAAGTAG
- the ANKRD13A gene encoding ankyrin repeat domain-containing protein 13A isoform X5: protein MVYTVLQHRDYHNTTMALEGVPELLQKILEAPDFYVQMKWEFTSWVPLVSRICPNDVCRIWKSGAKLRVDITLLGFENMSWIRGRRSFIFKGEDNWAELMEVNHDDKVVTTEHFDLSQEMERLTLDLMKPKGREVERRLTSPVINTSLDTKNIAFERTKSGFWGWRTDKAEVVNGYEAKVYTVNNVSVITKIRTEHLTEEEKKRYKADRNPLESLLGTVEHQFGAQGDLTTECATANNPTAITPDEYFNEEFDLKDRDIGRPKELTIRTQKFKATLWMCEEFPLSLVEQVIPIIDLMARTSAHFARLRDFIKLEFPPGFPVKIEIPLFHVLNARITFGNVNGCSTAEENISQNAEGTQLDSASPLTNFEVDQSVFEIPESYHVQDNGRNMHLQDEDYEIMQFAIQQSLLESTRSQELSGPASNGGIGQAHTYDAQYERAIQESLLTSSEGPGASSETSRFDSDLQLAMELSAKELEERELRLQEEEAELQQVLQLSLTEK, encoded by the exons ATGGTGTACACAGTTCTTCAGCACCGAGACTACCACAACACGACCATGGCCCTGGAGGGAGTTCCTGAGCTGCTCCAGAAGATTCTTGAG GCTCCAGATTTCTACGTGCAGATGAAATGGGAATTCACCAGCTGGG TGCCCCTGGTTTCCAGAATATGCCCAAATGATGTCTGTCGCATTTGGAAAAGTGGTGCCAAGCTGCGTGTGGATATCACATTGCTGGGATTTGAGAACATGAGCTGGATAAGAGGGAGGCGGAGTTTTATATTTAAGGGAGAAG ACAACTGGGCGGAGTTGATGGAGGTCAACCACGATGACAAAGTGGTCACCACCGAACACTTTGACCTCTCCCAGGAAATGGAGCGCCTCACTCTGGACTTGATGAAGCCAAAAGGCAGGGAGGTTGAGAGGCGGCTCACAAGCCCGGTCATTAACACCAGCCTCGATACTAAAAACATTGCTTTTGAAAG AACTAAATCCGGATTCTGGGGCTGGAGGACAGATAAAGCAGAAGTTGTTAATGGTTACGAAGCAAAG GTTTACACAGTGAACAATGTGAGCGTGATAACCAAAATACGGACAGAACATCtgactgaggaagaaaaaaagagatataaag CGGACAGAAACCCACTGGAGTCTTTGCTGGGAACCGTGGAACACCAGTTTGGTGCCCAAGGG GACCTCACCACAGAATGTGCCACCGCCAACAACCCCACAGCCATCACTCCAGATGAGTACTTCAACGAAGAGTTTGATCTGAAAGACAGGGACATCGGAAGGCCCAAAGAGCTGACAATTAGAACACAAAA GTTCAAGGCAACACTGTGGATGTGTGAGGagtttcctctctctcttgtGGAACAGGTCATTCCTATCATTGACCTGATGGCCCGAACTAGTGCTCATTTTGCCAGACTGAGAGATTTCATCAAACTGGAATTTCCACCTGGATTTCCTGTCAAAATAG AAATTCCATTGTTTCATGTCTTAAATGCACGGATTACATTTGGAAACGTTAATGGCTGTAGCACTGCTGAAGAAAACATATCTCAAAATGCAGAAGGGACCCAGCTTGATtcag CTTCCCCTCTCACAAACTTCGAAGTTGATCAGTCTGTGTTTGAAATTCCCGAATCTTACCATGTTCAAGACAATGGCAGAAACATGCATTTGCAGGATGAAGATTACGAGATAATGCAGTTTGCCATCCAGCAGAGCTTACTGGAGTCCACCAGAAGCCAG GAACTTTCAGGACCAGCTTCTAATGGAGGCATTGGCCAGGCACATACCTACGACGCTCAGTACGAGAG AGCCATCCAGGAGAGCCTCCTCACCAGCTCAGAAGGCCCTGGCGCCTCCAGTGAGACCAGCCGCTTTGACAGCGACCTGCAGCTGGCCATGGAGCTCTCTGCCAAAGAGCTGGAGGAGCGTGAGCTGcggctgcaggaggaggaggcggagctGCAGCAGGTCTTACAGCTGTCACTCACTGAGAAGTAG
- the ANKRD13A gene encoding ankyrin repeat domain-containing protein 13A isoform X4, which yields MSSAHDASRHFPLHLLVWNNDYRQLEKELRGQNVEALDPRGRSLLHLAVSLGHLESARVLLRHKADVTKENREGWTVLHEAVSTGDPEMVYTVLQHRDYHNTTMALEGVPELLQKILEAPDFYVQMKWEFTSWDNWAELMEVNHDDKVVTTEHFDLSQEMERLTLDLMKPKGREVERRLTSPVINTSLDTKNIAFERTKSGFWGWRTDKAEVVNGYEAKVYTVNNVSVITKIRTEHLTEEEKKRYKADRNPLESLLGTVEHQFGAQGDLTTECATANNPTAITPDEYFNEEFDLKDRDIGRPKELTIRTQKFKATLWMCEEFPLSLVEQVIPIIDLMARTSAHFARLRDFIKLEFPPGFPVKIEIPLFHVLNARITFGNVNGCSTAEENISQNAEGTQLDSASPLTNFEVDQSVFEIPESYHVQDNGRNMHLQDEDYEIMQFAIQQSLLESTRSQELSGPASNGGIGQAHTYDAQYERAIQESLLTSSEGPGASSETSRFDSDLQLAMELSAKELEERELRLQEEEAELQQVLQLSLTEK from the exons AACGTGGAAGCTCTGGATCCACGAGGTCGAAGCTTGTTGCACCTTGCCGTTTCTTTGGGACATTTGGAATCTGCTAGAGTCTTGCTCCGACACAAAGCAGATGTCACAAAAGAAAATCGCGAGGGATGGACAG TTTTACACGAGGCCGTGAGCACTGGCGATCCCGAGATGGTGTACACAGTTCTTCAGCACCGAGACTACCACAACACGACCATGGCCCTGGAGGGAGTTCCTGAGCTGCTCCAGAAGATTCTTGAG GCTCCAGATTTCTACGTGCAGATGAAATGGGAATTCACCAGCTGGG ACAACTGGGCGGAGTTGATGGAGGTCAACCACGATGACAAAGTGGTCACCACCGAACACTTTGACCTCTCCCAGGAAATGGAGCGCCTCACTCTGGACTTGATGAAGCCAAAAGGCAGGGAGGTTGAGAGGCGGCTCACAAGCCCGGTCATTAACACCAGCCTCGATACTAAAAACATTGCTTTTGAAAG AACTAAATCCGGATTCTGGGGCTGGAGGACAGATAAAGCAGAAGTTGTTAATGGTTACGAAGCAAAG GTTTACACAGTGAACAATGTGAGCGTGATAACCAAAATACGGACAGAACATCtgactgaggaagaaaaaaagagatataaag CGGACAGAAACCCACTGGAGTCTTTGCTGGGAACCGTGGAACACCAGTTTGGTGCCCAAGGG GACCTCACCACAGAATGTGCCACCGCCAACAACCCCACAGCCATCACTCCAGATGAGTACTTCAACGAAGAGTTTGATCTGAAAGACAGGGACATCGGAAGGCCCAAAGAGCTGACAATTAGAACACAAAA GTTCAAGGCAACACTGTGGATGTGTGAGGagtttcctctctctcttgtGGAACAGGTCATTCCTATCATTGACCTGATGGCCCGAACTAGTGCTCATTTTGCCAGACTGAGAGATTTCATCAAACTGGAATTTCCACCTGGATTTCCTGTCAAAATAG AAATTCCATTGTTTCATGTCTTAAATGCACGGATTACATTTGGAAACGTTAATGGCTGTAGCACTGCTGAAGAAAACATATCTCAAAATGCAGAAGGGACCCAGCTTGATtcag CTTCCCCTCTCACAAACTTCGAAGTTGATCAGTCTGTGTTTGAAATTCCCGAATCTTACCATGTTCAAGACAATGGCAGAAACATGCATTTGCAGGATGAAGATTACGAGATAATGCAGTTTGCCATCCAGCAGAGCTTACTGGAGTCCACCAGAAGCCAG GAACTTTCAGGACCAGCTTCTAATGGAGGCATTGGCCAGGCACATACCTACGACGCTCAGTACGAGAG AGCCATCCAGGAGAGCCTCCTCACCAGCTCAGAAGGCCCTGGCGCCTCCAGTGAGACCAGCCGCTTTGACAGCGACCTGCAGCTGGCCATGGAGCTCTCTGCCAAAGAGCTGGAGGAGCGTGAGCTGcggctgcaggaggaggaggcggagctGCAGCAGGTCTTACAGCTGTCACTCACTGAGAAGTAG
- the C15H12orf76 gene encoding uncharacterized protein C12orf76 homolog, translating into MLRPVGWWLSLGLCSLLLGQAEAPSPVEPPERSRPYAVLRGQNLVLMGTIFSILLVTMILMAFCVYKPIRRR; encoded by the exons ATGCTTCGTCCCGTAGGGTGGTGGCTCAGTCTCGGATTGTGCAGCCTCCTGCTAGGGCAGGCGGAGGCCCCGAGCCCGGTGGAACCGCCGGAACGGAGCAGGCCGTATGCAGTGCTACGTGGGCAGAACCTGG TGTTGATGGGAACCATTTTCAGCATCCTGCTGGTGACCATGATCCTTATGGCATTTTGCGTCTACAAGCCCATTCGGCGTCGGTGA
- the ANKRD13A gene encoding ankyrin repeat domain-containing protein 13A isoform X2, with translation MTIQSDFNPEIWPLKNVEALDPRGRSLLHLAVSLGHLESARVLLRHKADVTKENREGWTVLHEAVSTGDPEMVYTVLQHRDYHNTTMALEGVPELLQKILEAPDFYVQMKWEFTSWVPLVSRICPNDVCRIWKSGAKLRVDITLLGFENMSWIRGRRSFIFKGEDNWAELMEVNHDDKVVTTEHFDLSQEMERLTLDLMKPKGREVERRLTSPVINTSLDTKNIAFERTKSGFWGWRTDKAEVVNGYEAKVYTVNNVSVITKIRTEHLTEEEKKRYKADRNPLESLLGTVEHQFGAQGDLTTECATANNPTAITPDEYFNEEFDLKDRDIGRPKELTIRTQKFKATLWMCEEFPLSLVEQVIPIIDLMARTSAHFARLRDFIKLEFPPGFPVKIEIPLFHVLNARITFGNVNGCSTAEENISQNAEGTQLDSASPLTNFEVDQSVFEIPESYHVQDNGRNMHLQDEDYEIMQFAIQQSLLESTRSQELSGPASNGGIGQAHTYDAQYERAIQESLLTSSEGPGASSETSRFDSDLQLAMELSAKELEERELRLQEEEAELQQVLQLSLTEK, from the exons AACGTGGAAGCTCTGGATCCACGAGGTCGAAGCTTGTTGCACCTTGCCGTTTCTTTGGGACATTTGGAATCTGCTAGAGTCTTGCTCCGACACAAAGCAGATGTCACAAAAGAAAATCGCGAGGGATGGACAG TTTTACACGAGGCCGTGAGCACTGGCGATCCCGAGATGGTGTACACAGTTCTTCAGCACCGAGACTACCACAACACGACCATGGCCCTGGAGGGAGTTCCTGAGCTGCTCCAGAAGATTCTTGAG GCTCCAGATTTCTACGTGCAGATGAAATGGGAATTCACCAGCTGGG TGCCCCTGGTTTCCAGAATATGCCCAAATGATGTCTGTCGCATTTGGAAAAGTGGTGCCAAGCTGCGTGTGGATATCACATTGCTGGGATTTGAGAACATGAGCTGGATAAGAGGGAGGCGGAGTTTTATATTTAAGGGAGAAG ACAACTGGGCGGAGTTGATGGAGGTCAACCACGATGACAAAGTGGTCACCACCGAACACTTTGACCTCTCCCAGGAAATGGAGCGCCTCACTCTGGACTTGATGAAGCCAAAAGGCAGGGAGGTTGAGAGGCGGCTCACAAGCCCGGTCATTAACACCAGCCTCGATACTAAAAACATTGCTTTTGAAAG AACTAAATCCGGATTCTGGGGCTGGAGGACAGATAAAGCAGAAGTTGTTAATGGTTACGAAGCAAAG GTTTACACAGTGAACAATGTGAGCGTGATAACCAAAATACGGACAGAACATCtgactgaggaagaaaaaaagagatataaag CGGACAGAAACCCACTGGAGTCTTTGCTGGGAACCGTGGAACACCAGTTTGGTGCCCAAGGG GACCTCACCACAGAATGTGCCACCGCCAACAACCCCACAGCCATCACTCCAGATGAGTACTTCAACGAAGAGTTTGATCTGAAAGACAGGGACATCGGAAGGCCCAAAGAGCTGACAATTAGAACACAAAA GTTCAAGGCAACACTGTGGATGTGTGAGGagtttcctctctctcttgtGGAACAGGTCATTCCTATCATTGACCTGATGGCCCGAACTAGTGCTCATTTTGCCAGACTGAGAGATTTCATCAAACTGGAATTTCCACCTGGATTTCCTGTCAAAATAG AAATTCCATTGTTTCATGTCTTAAATGCACGGATTACATTTGGAAACGTTAATGGCTGTAGCACTGCTGAAGAAAACATATCTCAAAATGCAGAAGGGACCCAGCTTGATtcag CTTCCCCTCTCACAAACTTCGAAGTTGATCAGTCTGTGTTTGAAATTCCCGAATCTTACCATGTTCAAGACAATGGCAGAAACATGCATTTGCAGGATGAAGATTACGAGATAATGCAGTTTGCCATCCAGCAGAGCTTACTGGAGTCCACCAGAAGCCAG GAACTTTCAGGACCAGCTTCTAATGGAGGCATTGGCCAGGCACATACCTACGACGCTCAGTACGAGAG AGCCATCCAGGAGAGCCTCCTCACCAGCTCAGAAGGCCCTGGCGCCTCCAGTGAGACCAGCCGCTTTGACAGCGACCTGCAGCTGGCCATGGAGCTCTCTGCCAAAGAGCTGGAGGAGCGTGAGCTGcggctgcaggaggaggaggcggagctGCAGCAGGTCTTACAGCTGTCACTCACTGAGAAGTAG